Proteins encoded by one window of Clostridium cagae:
- a CDS encoding LAGLIDADG family homing endonuclease → MTETEKAYIAGIIDGEGSIMLQKFHSNEHPSPCISIASTTLELLTWIKIVVGNGIIKKKKNYNIEKHSDCYSYILKHDNAIDLLKQIHPYLIIESKRNRAKLILDKYKILTPRNGIYTPELLESKFEFYQEFMTLK, encoded by the coding sequence ATGACAGAAACTGAAAAAGCTTATATTGCTGGAATAATAGATGGAGAAGGTAGCATAATGCTACAAAAGTTTCATTCTAATGAGCATCCATCGCCTTGTATATCCATTGCATCTACAACACTTGAATTGCTAACTTGGATTAAAATAGTTGTTGGTAATGGTATTATTAAGAAAAAGAAAAATTACAACATAGAAAAACATAGTGATTGTTATAGCTACATTTTAAAACATGATAATGCTATAGATCTTTTAAAACAAATACATCCTTATTTGATTATAGAATCCAAAAGGAATCGAGCTAAACTGATATTAGATAAATATAAAATTCTAACTCCCAGAAATGGAATATATACTCCTGAACTTCTAGAATCTAAGTTTGAGTTTTACCAAGAATTTATGACATTAAAATAA